A window from Verrucomicrobiota bacterium encodes these proteins:
- a CDS encoding long-chain fatty acid--CoA ligase → MNLARAFAESADKHAERTALFYGDIEITYATVLRQTVSLAGTLAGPLGVKPGDRVALWLKNCPEFIPAWFAIQFAGAVAVPINNFLKPDEVRFMLEDAGVDVLISDGSMAESIAKLTATRPSLRVWSVESFGADAAGTSPALPLPARARDDLAVLIYTSGTTGHPKGAMLTHGNLLHNIDSCRRVLEAVPHDRFVVLLPLFHSFMMTVGMLLPMLIGGSMVIIRSLHPPKNILAEILHRQATLLPAVPQFFRTLAHAGMPANSPLRVCVSGGAPLPMEILNEFNAKMPVPLIEGYGLSEASPVVSLNPLRGPWKAGSIGLPIPNVEMSVQDEAGAMLGDDQTGEICVRGGNVMAGYWNKPEETANAIRNGWLLTGDIGHRASDGYFHITDRKKDMLLVNGINVYPREIEEILYKFPGVKEAAVIGIPDARKGEQPLAFVVPAEGVTIDEKALLQFVREKLADYKVPRHARFLSALPRNATGKVLKTSLRQLASQSA, encoded by the coding sequence TCTACGGCGACATCGAGATCACCTACGCGACGGTCCTGCGCCAGACGGTTTCGCTTGCCGGGACCCTGGCGGGTCCGCTCGGTGTGAAGCCCGGCGACCGGGTTGCGTTGTGGCTGAAGAACTGCCCGGAGTTCATTCCGGCGTGGTTTGCAATCCAGTTCGCGGGTGCGGTCGCGGTGCCGATCAACAACTTCCTCAAGCCGGACGAAGTGCGGTTCATGCTCGAGGATGCCGGCGTGGACGTCCTCATCAGTGACGGGTCGATGGCGGAGTCGATCGCGAAGCTCACCGCGACCCGGCCGTCGCTGCGCGTGTGGTCCGTGGAGTCGTTCGGTGCGGACGCAGCCGGGACGTCCCCTGCCCTGCCACTCCCGGCGCGGGCGCGCGATGATCTTGCCGTGCTGATTTACACAAGCGGGACCACCGGCCATCCGAAGGGCGCGATGCTCACCCACGGGAACCTGCTTCACAACATCGACAGTTGCCGGCGCGTGCTGGAAGCCGTGCCGCACGACCGATTCGTCGTGCTGCTGCCGCTGTTCCACAGCTTCATGATGACGGTGGGGATGCTGCTCCCGATGCTCATCGGCGGTTCGATGGTCATCATCCGTTCGTTGCATCCGCCGAAGAACATTCTCGCCGAGATTCTCCACCGGCAGGCCACGTTGCTGCCCGCGGTGCCGCAGTTCTTCCGCACGCTGGCGCACGCCGGGATGCCGGCGAACAGCCCGTTGCGTGTGTGTGTCAGCGGGGGCGCGCCGCTGCCGATGGAGATCCTGAACGAGTTCAACGCGAAGATGCCGGTGCCGTTGATCGAGGGCTACGGGTTGAGCGAGGCGAGTCCCGTGGTGAGCCTCAATCCGCTGCGCGGCCCGTGGAAGGCCGGCTCGATCGGACTGCCGATCCCGAATGTCGAGATGAGCGTGCAGGACGAGGCGGGCGCGATGCTCGGGGACGATCAGACCGGCGAGATTTGCGTCCGCGGCGGAAACGTGATGGCCGGATATTGGAACAAACCGGAGGAAACGGCGAACGCCATCCGCAACGGGTGGCTGCTGACCGGCGACATCGGGCATCGCGCGAGCGACGGCTACTTCCACATCACCGACCGCAAGAAGGACATGCTCCTGGTCAACGGCATCAACGTCTACCCGCGCGAGATCGAGGAGATTCTCTACAAGTTTCCCGGAGTGAAGGAAGCCGCGGTCATCGGCATCCCCGACGCGCGCAAAGGCGAGCAACCGCTCGCGTTCGTCGTGCCCGCCGAGGGCGTGACGATCGACGAGAAGGCGCTGTTGCAATTCGTCCGCGAGAAACTTGCCGACTACAAGGTGCCGCGCCATGCGAGGTTCCTTTCGGCCCTGCCCCGAAACGCCACGGGAAAGGTGTTGAAGACTTCGCTGCGCCAGCTCGCCTCCCAGTCCGCTTGA